The genomic segment GGCAGCAGCGTCCGAATTATAACCGATTACATTCCCAATAAAGGCCCGCTTAGCGGCATGCATGCTGCATTCACACTTGCGACGCATGCGGATATTTGGGTAGTGGGCTGTGACATGCCGCTTATTTCAAGCGTGGTGGCCGAGCAGCTGTGGAAGGCCAAGCGGAAAAAGCGTTGTATGGCCGCGCTTCCGTCCGCTGGCGGCAAGCTGTATCCGCTGCATGGCGTCTATGGCAAGGATAGCGCCGGCGAAATTATGAAGCTGCTCGAAATAAGCGAATATCGGGTAAATACTTTCCTTGGCCAAATAGGCTACTGCCAGATGGAGCTGCTGAAGCTTGGGGAAACGAGAGAGACACTTAGCTGCGTGACGAATGTAAATACGATTGAGGAATATGAGCGTATCTTGAGCTTGTACGATGCCAGCTTTGCTCCTCACACCTAATAAGGCGGCTCTATTCAGACCAGACGACTAAAAAATCGATTAAGAAATGCAATTTTCCTAGGCCGCAAGCGCGCCATTTTTCAAACGGGATGTTTATGAACGTTTCCCTAAAGTTTGAATGGCGGGCAGGCAAAGGGAGATTGTCTTTTTTTTGTTCAAAAGGCGAGGGTGAAGCTTGTTTTTTTAAAATGTCGGTTTGACAGTATTGATTTTAACAATTATCATTTAGATATTATCAAATTGACATTATTAAAAGGGGAAGTGGGGAATGCGCCATGTTTGGATTTAAATTCGTTAAATTTCAGCCGAGCGACTACATCATTCAGGTGAAAAATGGGAAGGTCGTCCGGGAGGGAATCGGCCTGTCGTTCTACTATTATGAGCGGGCCACCTCGGTTGTCGTCATCCCGATTTCATCAATCGATGTGCCGTTTATGTTTGAAGAAATGACCCGTGATTATCAAACCGTTACCGTACAGGGACAGCTTACTTACCGCATAGTGGACTATCGCAAAATGATGGAAATTATGAATTATACGTACAATATTAAGAAAAAAGCCTATATGTCCGACGATCCGGTCAAGCTGTCCCAGCGCATCATTCAAATCGCCAAGGTGCTGACGAAGAAGCAGCTGGAGCAGCTGCCGCTCAAGGAAGCTATTCAGTCGAGCGAACGGCTGGCGAAGGCGATTACACAGGAGGTCAGCCGGCATGAGGAGCTGGCGAAGCTCGGCATTGAGCTGATGGGGCTGTCGATTCTCGCCGTGCTGCCAAACAAGGAGACGATGCGGGCGCTTGAAGCGCAGTCGCGCGAGCAAATGCTTCAGGATGCAGATGAGGCGCTGTATGTGCGTCGAAATGCTTCCATTGAGCAGGAACGGCGGGTGAAGGAAAATGAGCTGAATACCGACATTGCCGTCGAGCTGAAAAAAAGGCAAATTCGCGAGGCGCAGCTGGATGCGGAGCGCTCGGTAAGGGAGAAGCAAAATGAGCTGAAGGAGGTTCAGCTGCATTTTGACACGCAGCTTGAGGAGAAGAAGCAAGCGATGATTGAGCTTGCAGCTGCGAACAAGCGCTCAGAGGCGGATGCCAGAGCATATGAGCTGGCCGCCGTCATGAAATCGCTGCAAGATACTCAGCCTTATGTGCTGCAAGCGATGGCAAATATGGGCATGGACTCGAACAAGCTGATTGCGATTGCCTTCCAGGAAATGGCCGAAAAGGCCGAGCGGATTGGACAGCTGAATATTTCGCCGGATTTGCTGCAAAGCTTAATACCCGGTGCTGGCAATGGGGCCGGCTCGGTCAAGCCAGAAGCTCGAGGAGGGGAGAGGCGATGAGCAAGGCAGCAGGAGCAGATGCGAAATTTATCGTCGTGAAGCGGAAGACAAGACTGGAGGAGCTGCTTGTTCGCTACAATACGGTGCAGCAGGCGAAGTTTTATATTGAGCGGCTTGGCGCTGACTTTGGCGACTATTGGCTGGAAAATGAAGTGTATCAACATGCTGTCTCGCTGGCGATAAGCGAGCTGGAGCAGCAGGGCAGAGTTCAAGTGCTGGATCGCGAGCATGTGCAGAGCTTCCTATTCGGCGACCAAGATATCGTTATTGCAATTGGCCCGGATGGGCTAGTCGCAGGTACGCTCAAATATTTGGACCGCCAGCCGCTCATTGGCGTCAATCCGGAGCCGCAGCGCTGGGATGGCGTGCTGCTGCCCTTCACGGTTGGGGATTTGCGATTGCTCATTCCCGAGGTGCTGCGCGGGAAGCGCCGGGTTCAGCCGGTTACACTGGCAATGGCGCAGATTAACAATGGCCAGTGCCTCTACGGCGTTAATGATTTGTTTATCGGGCGCAAAACCCATGTGTCGGCGCGGTATGAAATTAAGCTGGAGGAGCATGCTGAGCAGCAGTCCTCCAGTGGTATTATTGTGTCCACCGCCCTCGGAGCAAGCGGCTGGCTGCGAAGCGTGCTTGCCGGGGCAGCCGGCATTGTGAGCAGCGCGACGCGTCAGCCGCTGATGCTCACGCCGGAAGATCTAGATGCGGCTGAGAAACAGGAGATAGGTCGGCTGGACTGGTCGGCGAATTCGCTTTATTTTACGGTCAGAGAGCCATTTCCAAGCCGGACGACCGCAGCTTCGATCGTTTTTGGGCAAATCAACGGGCAGCGCAAGCTGCGGATTACATCGCAAATGCCGGACGACGGTGTTATTTTCAGCGATGGGGTAGAGAATGATTTCCTTAACTTTCATTCCGGGCTTGAGGCGACAATCGGGCCAGCAGATCGTCAGGGGCATCTCATCGTTTAAGCAAAGGGCAAGGCAGGTAGGCGGGCAATGCGCAAGGTCATTTTGGAAATCTATAGGGAGATTCACACGCCAGTCCGCAGCAATCATGTTATAATTGGGTCATGGGTTGATGGGGATGATTCGGATTAGCAGGAATACGCTTGTGAACCTAATTTAGAGATGAGAGAGTGATTTTGAAATGCTGCGTCGATTTTTTTCGTACTATCGTCCTTATAAGGGGCTGTTCTTTCTTGATTTCGGCTGCGCCATTCTTGCCGGATTGCTGGAGCTGGCTTTCCCGCTTGCGGTCAGCCAATTTATTAATGATTTGCTTCCTAGCCAGAACTGGACGCTGATCGTTGCTGCCTGTGTGGGACTGCTTGCTGTATATGCGCTCAATACTGCGCTTAATTATGTCGTAACCTACTGGGGGCATATGCTAGGCATTAACATCGAGACGGATATGCGGCGCAAAATGTTCGACCATATCCAGAAGCTCAGCTTCCGCTTCTTCGACAATCACAAGACGGGTCATTTGATCGGCCGTATTACGAATGACCTGAATGATATTGGCGAAGTGGCGCATCACGGACCAGAGGATGTGTTCATAGCGGTTATGACGCTTATCGGCTCCTTCTCGCTAATGGCCTACATTAACCTGGAGCTTGCACTTATAACCTTCATCATTATTCCGGTTATGGCATGGCTTATTATCGTCTTCGGCGGCAAAATGAGCAAAACGTACCGTCGCTTGTTCGGCGATGTCGGCAATTTTAACGCCCGTATTGAAGACAACGTCGGCGGCATTCGCGTCGTTCAATCGTTCGCTAACGAAGAGCATGAGAAAAAGCTGTTTTCCGTAGACAACCAAAACTTCCGCCTGACGAAGCTGCTCGCTTACAAAACGATGGCGAAAAGCATTTCCGTCAGCTATATGATGATGCGGCTCGTTACGATTTTTGTGATGATTTGCGGCGCTTATTTCTTTATTCAGGGCAAGCTGGATATGGGTGAATTTATGGCGTTCATTTTGCTTTCGAACATTTTCTTCCGTCCGATTGAAAAAATCAACGCGGTTATCGAAAGCTATCCAAAAGGCATCGCCGGCTTCAGACGTTACACGGAGATCATTGATACAGAGCCTGACATTGAAGATCGGCCCAATGCAATGGAACTCAAAAAAGTCGTCGGCAATGTTCGTTTTCATGACGTGAGCTTTGGATATGAGACAAACCATATGATTTTACAGAAAATCAATTTGGATATTCATGCTGGAGAGACTGTGGCATTCGTAGGACCATCTGGAGCGGGGAAAACGACGATTTGCAGCCTGTTGCCAAGGTTTTATGATGTGCTCGCAGGCAGCATTACGGTGGACGGCAAAGATATTCGGGATATTAAGCTGGAATCGCTGCGCAAAAATATTGGAATCGTGCAGCAGGACGTATTCCTGTTCTCGGGCTCCATCCGCGAAAACATCGCTTATGGCAATTTGTTGGCGACGGAGGAAGAAATTTGGGAAGCGGCACGCCGGGCATCGCTTGAGGATTTGATCAAAAAAATGCCTGAAGGGCTGGATACGATTATTGGAGAGCGCGGAGTCAAACTGTCGGGCGGCCAGAAGCAGCGCCTGTCGATTGCTCGCATGTTTTTGAAAAATCCGCCGATTCTCATCCTCGATGAAGCGACATCGGCACTGGATACCGAGACGGAAGTCGCGATTCAAAAATCGCTGTCTGACCTGTCCGTAGGAAGAACGACGCTAGTCATTGCCCACCGCCTGACGACGATCAAAAATGCGGATCGCATCATTGTCGTCGACGAGAGCGGCATTGCTGAGCAAGGAAGACATCAAGAGCTCGTTGCGGCCGGCGGCATATACAGCAAGCTGCATCAGGCGCAATACAGCACGGTGTAGCGTTTAAGGAGATAGCTGTTTCTTCAAAATAATGGCCTGGTAATCCTCCGGCGTATTCATATTAATGAATTGCTCAGCAATCGCCGGATTATTGGGCAGATAATGAATGATGGACAATTGAGGGAGCACATCCATGACCTTCAGATTTCGGCTGTACAGCGCGGCTGCCCATTTGCCCAGCGTTCGTCCATGAAAGACGGCAAACAAAGGGTGGCTTCGCCCGTCGATGATCGGGACGACAGCATCTTTGGTCGGATGACTGCCAAGCAGCGCCAGCATCTCAATAAAAGGCAAAGCGGTAAGCAGCGGATAGTCACAGGCTGCCACTATGTAAACCGTGTCCGGTTCTTGGTCGCTCATTCCGGCATGCAGACCGGCAATCGGGCCAAGGCTAGGAAAAATATCGGGTTTAATCGTAATAGAGGGAGCAAGGAAGGGATATAATTCAGGCTCATTTGTAATGATAGAAATACGGTCTGTGAGAACAGCTAGCTGCTCGGTTATCATTTGAATAATGGGTTTGCCATTAATAAGGAGCAATTCTTTACGCTGCTGCATGCGGCGGCTTTCTCCTCCGGCAAGCACGATAGCTTCCAGGTTCATCCTTCGTCACCTTGCTTTCCATAATCATTGATGTCAGGAACATTGACAAACACTTGACCTCTATTCATAATGTAAGGTACTTATACGCTATTTACAATAGTGTAAAGTATGAGGCTATCATTTACCAACAATCTCTTTTGCATAACCTGAGGTGAGGAGCTTGGAGCATTCAATAAAGGATCAATTGAACCGTGGTTTGCGGGACCTGCGCATATCTGTTACCGACCGTTGTAATTTCCGCTGCCGTTATTGTATGCCGGCCGAAATTTTTGGCAAGGACTATCCCTTTTTGGCTGAAGACAAGGTGCTTAGCTTTAATGAGATAGAACGGCTCGTAAAGATATTTGTATCATTGGGCGTCAAGAAGCTTAGAATTACCGGCGGAGAGCCGCTGCTTAGAAAAGATTTGCCGGCGCTGATCAAGCGCTTGAATGCAATCGCTGGTGTTGAAGATATTGCACTGACGACCAATGGGGTTCTGCTGCCCAAATCGGCTGCAGCGCTTGCGGAAGCTGGATTGCGTCGGGTAACGGTCAGTCTGGATTCGCTCAATGACGAGCGGTTCCGATTAATGAACGGAAACCGCAGCGGCGTGCAGGCCGTGCTGGACGGTATTGATGCAGCTGCTGCGGCAGGGATGCCAGTCAAAATCAATATGGTTGTCCAGAAGGGCGCCAATGACCAGGACATATGGCCGATGGCTGCTTATTTTCGCGAGAAGGGGCATATTCTGCGGTTTATTGAATATATGGATGTCGGCAATTCAAATGGCTGGAAGTGGGATCACGTTTTTTCAAGCAAGCAGATTTTGCAGCTTCTAGAAGAACACCTGCCGCTTGAGCCGGTGGAAGCCCATTATGCAGGCGAGGTTGCTTCCCGCTATCGCTATCAGGATGGATCGGGGGAGATCGGTTTTATTTCCTCCGTAAGCGATGCTTTTTGCAGCACCTGCACACGGGCGCGCATATCCGCCGAAGGCAAGCTGTACACCTGCCTGTTCGCCTCGAAGGGCTACGATTTAATGGAGCTGCTGCGAGCTGAAGCAACGGATGAGTCGGTTCGTGAGTCCATCGCCCGCATTTGGACAAATCGCAATGATCGTTATTCGGAGGAACGGGCTACCCGTACCCAGTCGCCAGCTAAAATCGAGATGTCCCATATCGGCGGCTGATTTCATAAAAGCACCCAGCTAAGGCGATCCAACCACGCTTCCTTCAGAAGCGTGGTTTTTTTATGGAATATAAGCATGTATAGGTTACCCCATATAATGGGCTTATATTTCATCGCGAAACGGTGGCTTTGCCTCTATAGGACGGCGGCAGCCGTTTCACCTTGCAAAAAAACATCATAATCGTCTATCACTTTTTCTAATAGAAATCATCATAATTCTTAATTTATACAGCTAAAACAGGGTGAATGACCCCCATTTTACTCGGATTTAGCTGCATTTTGCTTCTGAAACGATAAATTGGTAAAAATTAGGATATAACGTGTGCATTGCCCGATTGCACTTAATATGTTAGTTTGAATATTAATGATGGACTAAAGTGTGTACACGCAGTTTACAAGGTGAAACGGCCGATAGCCGTCCTTTGGCAGTGCGGCGCGTTTCAGTCCGAGAAATATAGAGAAAGGATGAGCAAATCATATCCTTTCCTAAATTTTAAAAACAGTATGATTTCATGTTTATGAGAGGTGGATTTTGTTGCAACTTCAGGTGACGAACAGTCCTTTTAATCAGGAGCAGGTTGAGCTTCTTAACCGCCTTCTGCCAACTTTGACGGAATCGCAGCATATATGGTTATGCGGATATTTGTCCGCAGTTCAGCGCACAGCAGCTTTTGCCCCTATTAGTGCAGAGCCGCAATTAAGCGCGGCGCTTGCTGTAGCGGAGGAAGCGCTGTCAGCACCCGCTCAGCCGGCAGGCTCGCGCGAAGTGACGATTTTATTCGGATCACAGACAGGTAACAGCCAGCGTCTGTCCGGCAAGCTTGCAAGCAAGCTGGAGGCAAACGGCTTTCAGGTTACCTTGTCCGCCATGAACAAATTCAAGCCTAATGGCTTGAAGAAGGTTGAAAATCTCTTGATTATTGCAAGTACCCATGGAGAAGGCGAACCGCCGGATAATGCAATATCGTTCCATGAGTTCCTATATAGCAAAAGAGCGCCTCAGCTGGATGAATTGTATTTCTCCGTTCTGTCGCTCGGCGATACGTCGTATGAATTCTTTTGCCAGACGGGTAAAGATTTCGACGTTCGTCTTGAAGAACTGGGCGGCAAGCGCCTGACGCCGCGTGTGGACTGCGATCTCGATTACGATGAGCTGGCAGCAGAGTGGTTCAATTCGGTTGCTGCTGCGTTAAGCGAGCGTGTGAATGGATCGGCATCTGCTCAGCCAGCAGCTGTATCTACATCCGCCTCGATTGGCATGGCTGAATCCGAATATTCGCGTACGAATCCGTTTCAAGCGGAAGTGCTCGCGAACATTAACTTGAACGGGCGCGGTTCAGACCGCGAGACGCGCCATCTTGAGCTGTCGCTTGACGGATCAAGCTTGCAATATGAGCCCGGCGATTGCCTAGGTCTTTTCCCGGAAAATCATCCGAAGCTTGTCGATGAGCTCATTTTGGCATTAGGCTGGAGCGCGGACGAGAAGGTTCCATTTAATAAAAAAGGCGAAGAAGGCTCGCTGCGCGAAGCGCTTCTGAAGCATTATGAAATTACAGTATTGACGAAGCCGCTGCTGGAGCAGGCTGCGAAGCTTTCGGCTAACAGCGGACTGCAGGAGCTTGCAGCGCCAGGCAAAGAGAAAGAGCTGAAGGATTACATCAACGGGCGCGATTTGCTTGATCTGGTGCAGGATTTTGCGCCTTGGAACTTCACGCCAGCTGCATTCGTCGGCATGTTGCGCAAGCTGCCCGCACGTCTTTATTCCATTGCAAGCAGCTTCCAGGCTAATCCGGATGAGGTGCATTTGACGATTCGCGCTGTGCGTTACGAGGCAAATGGCCGTGAGCGTTACGGCGTATGCTCGATTCATACGGCAGAGCGTTTGGAGCCAGGTGATACGGTGCCGATCTATATTCAAAACAACCCGAATTTCAAGCTGCCGGCAAGCGCCGAGACACCGATTGTTATGATCGGTCCAGGCACAGGCGTAGCCCCTTTCCGGGCATTCATGGAGGAGCGCGAGGAAACGGGAGCGGAAGGGAAATCATGGTTGTTTTACGGTGACCGCCATTTCGTGACGGACTTCCTGTATCAAACGGACTGGCAGCGCATGCTGAAGGACGGCGTTCTGACGAAGCTGGACGTTGCATTCTCGCGCGACTCGGAAGAGAAGGTGTACGTACAGCACCGTATTTTGGAGCAAAGCAAGGAGCTGTATGAGTGGCTACAAGCCGGCGCCCATGTTTATGTATGCGGGGACGAGAAGCATATGGCACATGATGTGCATTCTGCGCTCATTACAGTTATTGAGCAGGAAGGCGGCATCAGCCGCGAGCAAGCGGAAGCTTATCTTGCCGACATGCAGCAGCAGCAGCGCTACCAGCGCGATGTGTACTAAACGGATCGAAGCGAGTGCGAGAGGAGAAAGCAGCAATGGCAAATGATCAAATCGTAAAGCCGATCGGCGGCCCGCCGAGCGACGTTGAAGTTATTAAAATAGAGAGCAATTACTTGCGGGGAGCGCTCGTAGAAACGCTTCGCAATCCGGTTACAGGAAGCTTGCCGGAGGATGACAACCGCTTGATGAAATTCCACGGCAGCTATATGCAGGATGACCGCGACCTGCGCAATGAGCGCGAGAAGCAGAAGCTGGAGGCCGCTTACCAGTTCATGCTCCGCGTCGTTGTGCCAGGCGGCGTAGCAACTGCCGAGCAATGGCTGGCAATGGACGAATTGGCCCACAAGTATGGCAACGGCACGCTTCGTCTGACGACTCGTCAGGCTTTCCAAATGCACGGCGTGCTGAAATGGAATTTGAAAAAGACGATCCGTACGATCAACGACAAGCTTATGACGACGCTTGCCGCTTGCGGCGACGTTAACCGTAATGTGATGAGCAATCCTAATCCGCATTTGTCTGAGGCTCATGAACAGGTGAATGAATGGGCGAGGCGCATCAACAATCACCTCGCGCCGCGTACGCCTGCGTATCATGAAATTTGGCTGGATGGCGAGAAGGTAGAAAGCTCGGAAGCTGCTGGCGAAGTGGAGCCGATCTACGGACCGGTTTACTTGCCGCGTAAATTCAAAATCGGGATGGCGGTTCCGCCGTCCAATGATGTAGATGTTTATTCCCAGGATCTTGGCTATATTGCGATTTTGGAAAATGGCAAGCTTGTCGGCTTCAACGTAACCGTCGGTGGCGGCATGGGCATGACGCATGGCGATACGGCGACTTACCCGCAGCTTGGCCGCGTCATTGGCTTCTGTACGCCTGAGCAAACGATTGACATTGCCGAGAAGACCGTTATGATTCAACGCGATTACGGCAATCGCTCCGTTCGTAAAAATGCCCGTTTCAAATACACGATTGACCGCCACGGTCTGGACTGGTTTGTTGACGAGCTGCATAAAAGAATGGGCTGGAAGCTGGAAGCGCCGCGCGAATTCCACTTCGACAGCAATGGCGACCGTTATGGCTGGATTAAAGGCACCAACGGCAAATGGAATCTGACGCTTTACATTCAAAGCGGACGGATTCAAGATGATGGCGACTACAAGCTGATGACGGGTCTCCGTGAAATTGCGAAGATCCATACGGGAGACTTCCGCCTTTCGCCGAACCAAAATCTTGTTATTGCCAATATTACGACGCAGAAAAAACGCAAAATCCTGGAATTGATCGAGCAATACAAGCTGACGGATGGCTTGCATTATTCGGCCTTGCGCCGCAGCTCGATTTCCTGCGTAGCGCTGCCGACCTGTGGCCTTGCGATGGCGGAAGCGGAACGGTACTTGCCGACTTTGATCGACAAGCTCGATGTCGTTATGGATGAAGCGGGTCTGCGCGACGAGTCCATCGTTATTCGGATGACGGGCTGCCCGAATGGCTGCGGACGTCCTGCGCTTGGGGAAATTTCATTTATTGGAAAATCGCCGGGCAAATACAATATGTACATGGGAGCAAGCTTCAACGGCGACCGTTTGAATAAGATGTATAAAGAAAACATTGATGAAACGGAAATCATCAGCACGCTGACGCCTATTATTAACCGTTTCGCGAAAGAGCGCGAGCAGGGCGAGCATTTCGGCGATTTCGTCATTCGCAATGGTTATGTGAAGGCGACAACGTCAGGGCTTAATTTTCACGATTAGCGGCGCCCCTGCAAGCTAAAGCAGGGCAGGATTGGGAAAGGCGAATCACGTGCTTGATAGCCGCCCTTTTTTGCACAAAACGATAGATAGGAAAATAAGGTCTGGGGCATCTGCTCCAGGCCTTATTTCGCTTATTGCCTAATGAGCGGCTGGATGTTTATAATAATTGAGTCGACGTAGAGATAGAGAGTGGAATTGAGCGTAAGCAAAGAGAGGAGCACATCATAGCGATGATGCCAGAGAAAAAAGTAACGTGGCTGGAGCTGTTTTATGATTTATTGTTTGTCGCGGCCGTTTCCAAGGCTACCCATGTGCTGCTTCATGTGGAGCACAGCAGCATTACCTGGGAGCATTTGTCCAAATTCATTTTGATTTTTGTGCCGATTTGGTGGGCATGGGTTGGACAGACGATGTACAACAATCGCTTTGGCCAGGATACGCCCAAGCATCGATTATTTATTGTCGTACAAATGTTCTTCGTCCTGATTATGACGGCAAGCTTGAATGTTGATTTTGATGCGTATTATGTGCCCTTTTTTATTGGATATATAGGGCTTAGGATTATAACGACCGTGCAATATTTGCTGACAGCGCGTTCAGAGGTGCTGCATAAGCTGCAAACCGCACGATTTTTCGGCACCTATTTTTGGCTGGGGATAGCAATATCGTCTTGTTCCTTGTTTTTTGACTCGTGGCTGCGTTACGCGATTTTGTATGCGGGCATTATTTTGGACATTATTGTTCCGTTAATTGGCCGCAAGCATCTCGTTGTCACGCCAATCCATACCCCGCATTTACTGGAGCGTTTTTCGCTGTTTACGCTAATTTTGCTCGGTGAATCGGTCGTCAGCCTGCTTTCGATTTTGGATGCCGGAGATATGAGCTTTACTTCGATTGCATTTGTTGCGCTCTCCTTTATTCTCGTCATTGCGATTTGGTGGCAGTATTTCGAGAACATGGAGAAAAACGTGGACAAAACGAAGCGAACGGCAGGGCAGACGATTATTTACGGTCATTTGTTCATCTATTTGTCGCTTTGCATGATTGCTGCGTCAATTCAGCTGGTATTTTTGGACAAACTGGAATATGGCTTTATGCTCGGGTTTGTTTTCGGCTCTGTGTTCATTTATTTTCTATCGGTTATGTGCGTGTTATACAGCTACCGCTTTGAGCATTTGCGCCCGACCGTGAAGCATATTTCGCTGCTCTTGCTGCTTTTAATTGCTTTGTTCAGCGTGAACTTGATCGTTGTAGTGTCGCCAACGGTCGTGCTGCTGGAGCTTGTGCTGTTCTTTATCGTATTTGCCAAAACAACAGCTTAGCTTTCAAAGTATGCTCGTTAAGCTAACAGGCAAGGATAGCGTGTATGAAAGAGGGCGTCTAGGCGGGCAATGTGAATGAGCCCGCCCAGACGCCCCTATGCCTAAGGTGACTATGAAGTCATATCCGGACATGCAAGGTTCCTAATACCTACGGCTGCATATCAGTCAACATATCGACATCAATGGGCTAAGGAATATATCGATCATAGAATTCCCAAAATAAATGGATATCAGCGCCAAAAGGTAATTTTCTCACTAGGCAAACGCACCGATTCATGTCCTTCTTCTTGAGCCTTGCCGATTGAAAGGATCATGACCGGAACATACCGTTCGTCGTCCAGATCAAATGTGTGAACAACCTTATCACGTTCAAAACCTGCCATAGGGTTGGTGTCATACCCATGCGCGCGGGCTACCAGCATAAGTTGCATGGCAAATAAACTTGCATCGATTTTGGCCACCTCAATCTTTACTTCTCGAGGTAGTAGAGGAAACATACTTAATATTTGTGTTACCTGCTTGTCGCGCACCTCCTTCGGCATTTTCCCTTGTTCCACAGCTGCATTATAAATCTCTTCTACATTCCGTTCACTCTGAGTATCGCCCAAAATAATTAGCATAGCGGCTGATGTATCATTTTGTTGCGTATTGAATTGTACAAGCGGCCGAAGCTTGTTTTTCCCTTCAGGGGTATGAACTACGATAACACGCCATGGTTGTAAATTTGCAGAAGAAGGCGCTAAACTTGCTTCATTAATGATATCATGCAATTCTTCCTTTGAAATTTTGACCTGCTCATCATAATGGCGTACGGAACGCCGGCCAGTAATAATGTTGACAAAATCGTTATTTTGGATATGTTCCAGCATGTAATCTCTCCTTTTGATGTGACCAGTTTTTTTGACATAAGTGATGTCACTGGTTATCATGTTTTTATTATGAACTATGAACCTTGGTTTATAGCAAATATAAATAATTCTAGTGTTCAGAAGGGAATAGGCTATGAAAGCGAGTGAAGTGTCCAAGTTGACAGGGCTGCCAGTATCCACCTTGCGATTCTATGAACGCAAACAGTTGATTCCGGAGCAGTTTATATCAAGAGATGAAAATAATTATCGCGTATATCATGAGGGGGTGATTGGTTTTCTGGAGGATGTGAAAACTTTGCTCACCGTAAGTTTTACTATCCAGGAAATAATCCTGCTCATTAACGAAAACGAAAATTTCTATATAGAAAAGAAAGCATTGGTGATGGAAAAAATTCAACAGATTCAGGAGCTAGAAGCAAAATTGCAAACATCAAAAACATTTTTAGCTGATGTGTTAGAGGGCAAGGCGAATTTTCAGACCCCATGCAGATCTATGGATACAACTGTGTAAACCCTTTTGAAGCCATCGTTTAGCCTGCAAATCGACTTACTACTAATCATTCAATTGAAACAAATGAGTTCTGTAAATCATCACTGAGCTAACAGATACCATCGTTTATTTAATAAAGTAGCGGCAGTCTGA from the Paenibacillus sp. BIHB 4019 genome contains:
- a CDS encoding SPFH domain-containing protein, which translates into the protein MFGFKFVKFQPSDYIIQVKNGKVVREGIGLSFYYYERATSVVVIPISSIDVPFMFEEMTRDYQTVTVQGQLTYRIVDYRKMMEIMNYTYNIKKKAYMSDDPVKLSQRIIQIAKVLTKKQLEQLPLKEAIQSSERLAKAITQEVSRHEELAKLGIELMGLSILAVLPNKETMRALEAQSREQMLQDADEALYVRRNASIEQERRVKENELNTDIAVELKKRQIREAQLDAERSVREKQNELKEVQLHFDTQLEEKKQAMIELAAANKRSEADARAYELAAVMKSLQDTQPYVLQAMANMGMDSNKLIAIAFQEMAEKAERIGQLNISPDLLQSLIPGAGNGAGSVKPEARGGERR
- a CDS encoding ABC transporter ATP-binding protein, which produces MLRRFFSYYRPYKGLFFLDFGCAILAGLLELAFPLAVSQFINDLLPSQNWTLIVAACVGLLAVYALNTALNYVVTYWGHMLGINIETDMRRKMFDHIQKLSFRFFDNHKTGHLIGRITNDLNDIGEVAHHGPEDVFIAVMTLIGSFSLMAYINLELALITFIIIPVMAWLIIVFGGKMSKTYRRLFGDVGNFNARIEDNVGGIRVVQSFANEEHEKKLFSVDNQNFRLTKLLAYKTMAKSISVSYMMMRLVTIFVMICGAYFFIQGKLDMGEFMAFILLSNIFFRPIEKINAVIESYPKGIAGFRRYTEIIDTEPDIEDRPNAMELKKVVGNVRFHDVSFGYETNHMILQKINLDIHAGETVAFVGPSGAGKTTICSLLPRFYDVLAGSITVDGKDIRDIKLESLRKNIGIVQQDVFLFSGSIRENIAYGNLLATEEEIWEAARRASLEDLIKKMPEGLDTIIGERGVKLSGGQKQRLSIARMFLKNPPILILDEATSALDTETEVAIQKSLSDLSVGRTTLVIAHRLTTIKNADRIIVVDESGIAEQGRHQELVAAGGIYSKLHQAQYSTV
- a CDS encoding molybdenum cofactor guanylyltransferase yields the protein MNLEAIVLAGGESRRMQQRKELLLINGKPIIQMITEQLAVLTDRISIITNEPELYPFLAPSITIKPDIFPSLGPIAGLHAGMSDQEPDTVYIVAACDYPLLTALPFIEMLALLGSHPTKDAVVPIIDGRSHPLFAVFHGRTLGKWAAALYSRNLKVMDVLPQLSIIHYLPNNPAIAEQFINMNTPEDYQAIILKKQLSP
- a CDS encoding sugar kinase, with the protein product MSKAAGADAKFIVVKRKTRLEELLVRYNTVQQAKFYIERLGADFGDYWLENEVYQHAVSLAISELEQQGRVQVLDREHVQSFLFGDQDIVIAIGPDGLVAGTLKYLDRQPLIGVNPEPQRWDGVLLPFTVGDLRLLIPEVLRGKRRVQPVTLAMAQINNGQCLYGVNDLFIGRKTHVSARYEIKLEEHAEQQSSSGIIVSTALGASGWLRSVLAGAAGIVSSATRQPLMLTPEDLDAAEKQEIGRLDWSANSLYFTVREPFPSRTTAASIVFGQINGQRKLRITSQMPDDGVIFSDGVENDFLNFHSGLEATIGPADRQGHLIV
- the moaA gene encoding GTP 3',8-cyclase MoaA is translated as MEHSIKDQLNRGLRDLRISVTDRCNFRCRYCMPAEIFGKDYPFLAEDKVLSFNEIERLVKIFVSLGVKKLRITGGEPLLRKDLPALIKRLNAIAGVEDIALTTNGVLLPKSAAALAEAGLRRVTVSLDSLNDERFRLMNGNRSGVQAVLDGIDAAAAAGMPVKINMVVQKGANDQDIWPMAAYFREKGHILRFIEYMDVGNSNGWKWDHVFSSKQILQLLEEHLPLEPVEAHYAGEVASRYRYQDGSGEIGFISSVSDAFCSTCTRARISAEGKLYTCLFASKGYDLMELLRAEATDESVRESIARIWTNRNDRYSEERATRTQSPAKIEMSHIGG
- a CDS encoding molybdenum cofactor guanylyltransferase, with translation MLTGAILAGGQSRKMGGRHKGLLPFINESIVERQIRTMKQLCDEVILVTNDPRSFLPILGSSVRIITDYIPNKGPLSGMHAAFTLATHADIWVVGCDMPLISSVVAEQLWKAKRKKRCMAALPSAGGKLYPLHGVYGKDSAGEIMKLLEISEYRVNTFLGQIGYCQMELLKLGETRETLSCVTNVNTIEEYERILSLYDASFAPHT